A stretch of the Arachis stenosperma cultivar V10309 chromosome 6, arast.V10309.gnm1.PFL2, whole genome shotgun sequence genome encodes the following:
- the LOC130936516 gene encoding uncharacterized protein LOC130936516 — protein MLDLSFGANTPLCMSLTTQRTVRAMTSSSSSSPTQDSMEQQKPQQTQRLQIYPNSNNGVTPFWREKYEREAKRYWDVFYKRHKDKFFKDRHYLDKEWGDYFSGEGRKVILEVGCGAGNTIFPMIASYPDAFVYACDFSPRAIELVKTHEDFKESRVRAFVSDLTVDDLCKEILPSSVDIVTMIFMLSAVSPEKMHLVLQNVRKIIKPNGYVLFRDYATGDLAQERFSGKDQKISDNFYVRGDGTRAYYFSNEFLTNLFRENGFAVDKLHVYCKQVENRSRELIMNRRWVQAVFRFTEDLNTSSSNEAEGNRSGSSEAKQNSSNGSLNGTAIDLSEGVAFDMFGALPSSDYEIIEIKLRGWDFKIRVLSKEYQHTCKSTGLMLWESARLMASVLAENPDIVAGKRVLELGSGCGGICSMIAAKHADLVVATDGDALALDLLAKNVSSNLEPPLLTKLVTKRLEWGNNDHIEAIKEGNKIGFDVIIGTDVTYIPEAILPLFASARELITSGASNKHGNVPALILCHIFRRVDEPSLLSAASQFGFRLVDKWPAGVPNESSQGIISKWFSDNGLLNELPSTALNILLFRLE, from the exons ATGCTTGATCTCAGTTTTGGTGCTAACACACCCTTGTGTATGAGCCTAACGACACAAAGAACAGTGAGGGCAatgacatcatcatcatcatcatcacctaCCCAAGATTCTATGGAGCAACAGAAACCGCAACAAACTCAAAGGTTGCAAATTTACCCAAATTCAAATAATGGGGTCACGCCTTTTTGGAGAG AGAAGTATGAAAGAGAAGCCAAGAGGTATTGGGATGTCTTCTACAAGCGCCACAAGGACAAG TTTTTTAAGGATAGGCACTACTTGGATAAGGAATGGGGAGATTACTTTTCG GGAGAAGGAAGAAAAGTGATTTTGGAG GTTGGTTGTGGAGCCGGAAATACTATATTTCCAATGATAGCATCTTATCCAGATGCTTTTGTTTATGCATGTGATTTCTCGCCACGGGCTATTGAGTTAGTTAAG ACGCATGAAGACTTCAAGGAGTCCCGTGTTAGAGcttttgtctctgatttgacaGTTGATGATCTGTGCAAAGAAATTCTTCCATCTTCGGTTGATATTGTTACCATG ATATTTATGTTATCTGCAGTGTCCCCGGAAAAGATGCATCTAGTATTGCAAAATGTTAGAAAAATTATCAAG CCAAATGGATATGTGCTGTTCCGAGACTATGCCACGGGAGATCTTGCCCAG GAAAGATTTTCAGGGAAGGATCAAAAGATTAGTGACAACTTTTATGTCAGAGGTGATGGCACT CGTGCTTACTACTTTTCGAACGAGTTCTTGACGAATTTATTCAGAGAAAATGGTTTTGCTGTTGACAAGCTTCATGTATACTGCAAACAAGTTGAGAACCGTTCGAGAGAATTGATCATGAACCG GCGTTGGGTCCAAGCTGTATTCCGGTTTACAGAGGATTTGAACACTTCTTCTAGTAACGAAGCTGAGGGAAATCGTTCTGGTAGTTCTGAAGCGAAGCAAAATAGTTCGAATGGTAGTTTAAATGGCACTGCAATTGACTTGTCTGAAGGTGTGGCATTTGACATGTTTGGAGCCTTACCTTCCAGCGACTATGAG ATTATTGAGATCAAACTTAGAGGTTGGGACTTCAAGATTAGGGTACTTTCAAAAGAGTACCAGCATACCTGCAAATCGACGGGCTTAATGCTGTGGGAATCGGCTCGATTGATGGCTTCTGTCCTCGCCGAAAACCCTGATATCGTTGCAGGGAAAAGGGTCTTGGAGTTGGGAAGTGGCTGTGGGGGAATCTGTTCTATGATTGCTGCTAAACATGCCGACCTAGTTGTTGCTACCGATGGGGATGCTCTTGCCCTCGACCTCCTTGCCAAAAATGTCTCATCGAATCTTGAGCCTCCATTGCTAACCAAACTAGTTACAAAGAGACTGGAGTGGGGAAACAATGATCACATAGAAGCCATAAAAGAAGGGAATAAAATAGGGTTTGATGTCATCATTGGCACAGATGTTACATACATTCCTGAAGCTATATTGCCTTTGTTTGCAAGCGCCAGAGAACTAATTACTTCTGGCGCAAGCAACAAGCATGGTAATGTGCCTGCTCTGATTCTATGCCATATATTCCGTCGCGTAGATGAACCGTCTTTGCTTTCGGCCGCATCACAATTCGGGTTTAGATTAGTAGACAAGTGGCCGGCCGGAGTTCCAAACGAATCGTCTCAAGGCATTATAAGCAAATGGTTTTCAGATAACGGTTTATTGAATGAACTTCCTAGTACAGCATTAAACATATTGCTTTTCAGATTGGAGTGA